A genomic window from Cytobacillus suaedae includes:
- a CDS encoding NCS2 family permease, which produces MNQTVNYPWYKKEDTDAFFALFQNNLANFVIIAVTMLGMGFPASIVFGKVIPGAAVAVMVGNLYYAYMANRLAKKEGRTDVTALSYGISTPVMFVFLFGVLAPAKALTNDPELAWKIAVGAAFLSGLIEAIVSVTGNWIRNQIPRAAMLGALAGVALTFIAGEMLFNTFSIPVVGLVTLVIIIVGIVGKVAMPFKIPTSLFAVLIGTILAFTLGYQSPAKFVEGLANVGFYPILPSLAAFDGMTLLFGSLIGLLAVILPITLYNAIETMNNVDAMAAAGDSYDVRECQAVDGVGTMLGAVFGGLFPTTVYIATVGSKKMGAGRGYSILNAIVFGIAAMTGVIAALAALIPLAAVAPILVFVGISMVGSAFQSNETKYFPAVAIAMLPYFANYVMTRFNKSAGEVVSGISEGIVPLGQGAMFTAIILGAITVYIIDRQYVRASIFSLVGAGLSYVGLMHAPKLALNAAPQFSLAYVLVAVFLVYCAYQLASSTVKEKEITSVGQKVAS; this is translated from the coding sequence ATGAATCAAACAGTCAACTATCCGTGGTATAAGAAAGAAGACACAGATGCTTTCTTTGCCCTATTTCAAAATAATCTAGCAAACTTTGTAATCATTGCAGTAACAATGCTAGGAATGGGATTCCCAGCTAGTATCGTCTTTGGAAAAGTAATTCCTGGTGCGGCCGTAGCCGTAATGGTTGGGAATTTATACTATGCATACATGGCAAATCGTCTTGCGAAAAAAGAAGGACGAACAGATGTAACCGCCCTTTCCTATGGAATTAGTACCCCTGTTATGTTTGTATTTTTATTTGGAGTTCTTGCACCAGCAAAAGCATTAACAAATGACCCTGAATTAGCATGGAAAATTGCTGTTGGCGCAGCATTTTTAAGTGGTCTAATAGAAGCAATAGTTAGTGTGACAGGCAATTGGATTCGTAATCAAATCCCTAGAGCAGCTATGCTTGGGGCCCTTGCCGGTGTAGCACTTACTTTTATAGCTGGTGAAATGCTGTTTAACACATTTTCAATTCCTGTTGTAGGTCTTGTAACTTTAGTGATCATTATCGTTGGTATCGTTGGGAAAGTAGCGATGCCATTCAAAATCCCAACTTCATTATTTGCCGTTCTAATCGGTACAATTTTAGCATTCACACTTGGCTATCAATCTCCTGCTAAATTTGTTGAAGGTTTAGCAAACGTTGGTTTTTATCCAATATTACCAAGCTTAGCAGCCTTTGATGGTATGACATTGTTATTTGGTAGCTTAATTGGATTACTTGCTGTTATTTTACCAATCACGCTTTACAATGCGATTGAAACGATGAACAATGTTGATGCCATGGCAGCAGCGGGTGATTCGTATGATGTAAGAGAGTGTCAAGCAGTTGACGGCGTTGGTACAATGCTTGGGGCTGTGTTCGGTGGATTATTCCCGACAACTGTATACATTGCGACTGTAGGTTCTAAGAAGATGGGAGCTGGACGTGGATACAGTATTCTGAATGCTATCGTATTTGGAATTGCTGCAATGACGGGTGTGATAGCTGCCTTAGCTGCGCTAATCCCACTAGCGGCAGTGGCGCCAATCTTAGTCTTTGTTGGTATTTCAATGGTTGGATCTGCGTTCCAGTCAAATGAAACAAAGTATTTCCCAGCTGTAGCAATTGCGATGTTACCTTATTTTGCAAACTATGTCATGACTCGTTTCAATAAGTCTGCTGGTGAAGTTGTATCGGGAATCTCAGAGGGAATTGTGCCTCTAGGACAAGGGGCCATGTTTACCGCAATTATTTTAGGGGCTATTACTGTTTATATTATTGATAGACAATATGTAAGAGCGAGTATTTTCTCACTAGTCGGAGCAGGTCTTTCCTACGTAGGGTTAATGCATGCGCCTAAACTGGCACTAAACGCTGCTCCTCAATTTTCATTAGCGTATGTTTTAGTAGCTGTCTTCCTAGTGTATTGTGCTTATCAACTTGCGAGCAGCACAGTGAAAGAAAAAGAAATAACAAGTGTTGGTCAAAAAGTAGCTTCATAA